The DNA sequence ACTTCTCGCTCGATTTTCTTGCCACTCTTTTTCATCGTGGTCTTTAAGTCATAATCTGATTGAAGGTTTAGCCAAAATTCAGCGGAAGTTCCAAAGAACTTCGCAAGACGGAGGGCAGTATCCAGGATCCCTGCAAAGTCGTGACTTAAATTTTTAAATATGCATAAATGGTTGGTTTCGTATCCAATATAACCAAGGCGAGCCAGCATGAGCACCCAAAC is a window from the Candidatus Neptunochlamydia vexilliferae genome containing:
- a CDS encoding helix-turn-helix transcriptional regulator: MLMLARLGYIGYETNHLCIFKNLSHDFAGILDTALRLAKFFGTSAEFWLNLQSDYDLKTTMKKSGKKIEREVLTQHEAA